One part of the Sarcophilus harrisii chromosome 5, mSarHar1.11, whole genome shotgun sequence genome encodes these proteins:
- the NOL12 gene encoding nucleolar protein 12, whose translation MARKKKAKKKEGEGRLVLTFDEEKRRDYLTGFHRRKVERRKAALEEIRKKLKEEQRKLREERHKEYLKMLKDREEALEEADELDQLVTSQTECVQYDHPNHTVTVTTISDLDLSGARRLGLPPPGGEEDPEAEEAVSALPKKSRSPFLSQRISSLTASLHARSQKRAKKKRPRPHRGLDSAKKPPSTTRTSKTQRRRMTGRARSQRDGGPG comes from the exons ATGGCCCGCAAGAAGAAGGCCAAGAAGAAGGAGGGCGAAGGGCGCCTGGTGCTCACCTTCGATGAGGAGAAGCGGCG GGACTACCTGACGGGCTTCCACCGGCGCAAGGTGGAGCGGAGGAAGGCGGCCCTGGAGGAGATCCGCAAGAAGCTGAAGGAGGAGCAGCGGAAGCTCCGGGAGGAG CGCCACAAGGAGTATCTGAAGATGCTGAAAGATCGGGAGGAGGCTTTGG AAGAGGCGGATGAGCTGGACCAGCTGGTGACCTCCCAGACGGAGTGTGTGCAGTATGACCACCCCAACCACACAGTGACAGTGACCACCATCAGTGACCTGGACCTCTCGGGGGCCCGGCGCCTGGGGCTGCCCCCCCCTGGG GGAGAAGAGGACCCAGAGGCAGAGGAAGCCGTCAGTGCTCTGCCCAAGAAGTCTCGGAGCCCCTTCCTGTCTCAGAG GATCTCCTCCCTTACGGCTTCCCTCCACGCACGGAGCCAGAAGCGCGCTAAAAAGAAACGCCCGCGTCCACATCGTGGTCTTGACTCCGCCAAGAAGCCGCCCAGCACCACGCGGACCAGCAAGACGCAGCGCCGCAGGATGACTGGCAGAGCCAGGAGCCAGAGAGACGGGGGCCCCGGGTAG